From the genome of Triticum aestivum cultivar Chinese Spring chromosome 3B, IWGSC CS RefSeq v2.1, whole genome shotgun sequence, one region includes:
- the LOC123071834 gene encoding ribosomal lysine N-methyltransferase 3, with product MDAATGSRLRAFESWMREHGVVCSDALRLDASEAGGVYVRALAALREGDVVATIPRRACLTPRTSGAAAAIKDAQLGGTLALAVAVMYERARGADSPWYDYLRLIPDCEPVPLVWPEDEAARLLAGTELDKTVKQDREFLCEDWKECIEPLISSGELGVKPDDLSLEKYFAAKSLLSSRSFRIDKYHGSGMVPLADLFNHKTDGEHVHFTKSDASDSDEEEDGDNQSNTDSDEEGDDDQNNVELVEEEDGDDQSNASADEQSTVENSTANPSGEGYNDEDLEMIIVREANPGDEVYNTYGTMGNAALLHRYGFTELDNPYDIVNIDLTLVTKWCSSKYSHRYAKARVSLWHKLGYSGCTSEDAEYFEISYDGEPQLEFVILLYIIFLEPEVYDKLVCIAEDLVGDDDQDDEQDTIDSFAKVVKVTRPAKNGVEKLPDVKKLLQSESIGSALASIADTRESLYGSSTLKDDEEKLRTCSPVGERNLYHSLVLRVSERKILGRLRKHASSWFKTKKRKHI from the exons atggacgccgccACCGGAAG CCGCCTCCGCGCCTTCGAGAGCTGGATGCGGGAGCACGGCGTCGTCTGCAGCGACGCGCTCCGCCTCGACGCCAGCGAGGCCGGCGGCGTCTACGTGCGCGCGCTCGCCGCGCTCCGGGAGGGCGACGTCGTTGCCACCATCCCGCGCCGCGCGTGCCTGACGCCGCGCACGTCCGGGGCCGCGGCGGCCATCAAGGACGCGCAGCTCGGTGGCACGCTCGCTCTCGCCGTCGCCGTCATGTACGAGCGCGCGCGGGGCGCCGATTCTCCGTGGTACGACTACCTCCGCCTGATCCCGGACTGCGAGCCCGTGCCGCTCGTCTGGCCCGAGGACGAGGCCGCGCGCCTTCTCGCCGGCACCGAGCTCGATAAG ACAGTGAAGCAAGACAGGGAATTCCTTTGTGAGGATTGGAAAGAATGTATCGAGCCACTCATTTCTTCTGGAGAATTGGGGGTCAAGCCAGATGATCTTAGCCTGGAGAAATATTTTGCGGCTAAAAGTCTTCTTTCATCAAGGTCCTTCCGTATAGATAAATATCATGGTTCTGGAATGGTTCCCCTGGCTGACCT TTTTAATCACAAGACTGATGGCGAACATGTTCACTTCACTAAGTCAGACGCCTCAGACTCtgatgaggaagaagatggtgATAATCAAAGCAATACAGACTCAGATGAAGAAGGTGACGATGATCAAAACAATGTAGAAttagttgaagaagaagatggcgaTGATCAAAGCAATGCTTCTGCTGATGAACAGTCAACTGTTGAAAATTCCACCGCCAATCCTTCAG GTGAAGGATATAACGATGAAGATTTGGAAATGATTATTGTGAGAGAAGCCAATCCAGGGGATGAG GTTTATAATACATATGGTACCATGGGAAATGCTGCTTTGCTTCATCGGTATGGTTTTACAGAACTCGACAACCCATACGACATTGTCAACATCGACTTGACACTGGTTACTAAGTGGTGCTCGTCCAAGTACTCCCATCGATATGCAAAAGCAAGGGTATCACTATGGCATAAGCTGGGCTATTCAGGCTGCACCAGCGAAGATGCCGAGTACTTTGAGATCTCATACGATGGAGAGCCCCAGCTTGAATTTGTGATCCTCCTTTACATTATCTTCTTGGAGCCTGAAGTTTATGACAAGTTGGTCTGCATAGCTGAGGATCTGGTTGGCGATGATGACCAGGACGATGAGCAGGATACCATTGACAGTTTTGCTAAGGTTGTCAAAGTAACAAGACCCGCCAAAAACGGGGTCGAAAAACTGCCTGATGTGAAGAAGCTACTGCAGAGTGAGAGCATTGGCTCTGCACTTGCATCCATTGCTGACACCCGGGAGAGCCTCTATGGTTCCAGCACTCTAAAAGATGACGAGGAGAAGCTCAGAACATGCTCTCCCGTCGGTGAAAGGAACCTTTACCATTCCCTGGTGCTGCGGGTGAGCGAGAGGAAGATACTTGGCAGATTGAGGAAACATGCGTCTAGTTGGTTTAAGACCAAGAAGAGGAAGCATATCTAG